The Corynebacterium sp. SCR221107 genome includes the window GCGCTCCATCTCTGGTGTCCGCCGCGTGTCCAAGCCGGGTCTGCGTGTATACGCAAAGTCCAACAACCTGCCGAAGGTTCTCGGCGGCCTGGGTGTGGCTATCATCTCCACCTCCCAGGGTCTGCTGACCGATCGTCAGGCTACCGAGAAGGGTGTAGGCGGAGAAGTTCTCGCCTACGTCTGGTAAGGGAGGAGCGAAAACATGTCACGTGTTGGTAAGGCACCTATCGCTGTCCCATCCGGCGTCGAGGTCAAGATCGATGGCCAGGCCGTCGAGGTGAAGGGTCCTAAGGGCACCCTGAACGTCGTCGTTCCTGAGCCGATCAACGCTGCCCTCGAGGACGGCCAGATCGTCGTCACCCGTCCGGACGACCACCGCAAGTCCCGTTCTCTGCACGGTCTTTCCCGCTCTCTGATCAACAACATGGTTGTTGGTGTTACCGAGGGCTACACCATCAAGATGGAAATCTTCGGTGTTGGTTACCGTGTTCAGGCTAAGGGCAAGGACCTGGAGTTCTCTCTGGGTTACTCCCACCCAGTCCTCATCGAGGCTCCTGAGGGAATCACTTTCGCCGTTGACGGCACCACCAAGCTGTCTGTCTCCGGTATCGACAAGCAGAAGGTCGGACAGATCGCTGCCATCATCCGCCGCCTGCGTAAGGACGATCCTTACAAGGGCAAGGGCATCCGCTATGAGGGCGAGCAGATCCGTCGCAAGGTCGGAAAGACGGGTAAGTAAGCATGAGCAACAACGAGAACAACAACGGCAAGCGTCTGCCGGTGGGCAAGGATATCTCCACCCGCCGTCGCATCGCTCGCGCACGTCGCCACGACCGTATCCGCAAGCACCTGCGCGGTACCCCGGAGGCACCTCGCCTTGTCGTGCACCGCACCTCTCGCCACATGCACGTTCAGGTCATCGACGACATCGCTGGCCACACTCTGGCCGCTGCTTCCACCATGGAAGCCGACGTCCGTGCTCTTGAGGGTGACAAGAAGGCCAAGGGCGCTAAGGTTGGTCAGCTGATCGCCGAGCGCGCTAAGGCAGCTGGCATCGAGAAGGTCGTTTTCGACCGCGCTGGCTACAAGTACCACGGTCGCGTTGCTGCGCTGGCCGATGCAGCTCGCGAAGGCGGTCTGCAGTTCTAATGATCACCTTTAACCTGAACCTCAACGGAAGGATCGCGTAATGCCGGGACGTGAACGGCGTGACGGCGGACGCTCCGCCGACGACAACCAGAACAAGAACGAGCGCCGCGGCGGCCGCCGCGACGATCGTCGTAATCAGCAGCAGGACGAGCGCTCCCAGTACATCGAGCGCGTCGTGACCATCAACCGTGTCTCCAAGGTCGTGAAGGGTGGTCGTCGCTTCAGCTTCACCGCTCTCGTGATCGTCGGCGACGGCCAGGGCATGGTCGGCGTTGGCTACGGTAAGGCCAAGGAAGTTCCAGCAGCTATCCAAAAGGGTGCCGAAGAGGCTCGCAAGAACTTCTTCCGCGTTCCAATGGTTGCT containing:
- the rplF gene encoding 50S ribosomal protein L6 is translated as MSRVGKAPIAVPSGVEVKIDGQAVEVKGPKGTLNVVVPEPINAALEDGQIVVTRPDDHRKSRSLHGLSRSLINNMVVGVTEGYTIKMEIFGVGYRVQAKGKDLEFSLGYSHPVLIEAPEGITFAVDGTTKLSVSGIDKQKVGQIAAIIRRLRKDDPYKGKGIRYEGEQIRRKVGKTGK
- the rplR gene encoding 50S ribosomal protein L18 gives rise to the protein MSNNENNNGKRLPVGKDISTRRRIARARRHDRIRKHLRGTPEAPRLVVHRTSRHMHVQVIDDIAGHTLAAASTMEADVRALEGDKKAKGAKVGQLIAERAKAAGIEKVVFDRAGYKYHGRVAALADAAREGGLQF
- the rpsE gene encoding 30S ribosomal protein S5 codes for the protein MPGRERRDGGRSADDNQNKNERRGGRRDDRRNQQQDERSQYIERVVTINRVSKVVKGGRRFSFTALVIVGDGQGMVGVGYGKAKEVPAAIQKGAEEARKNFFRVPMVAGTITHPVQGEAAAGIVMMRPAAPGTGVIAGGAARPVLECAGVQDILCKSLGSDNAINVVHATVAGLKQLVRPEEVAARRGKTLEEVAPARMLRARAGQEA